The stretch of DNA GATTCCAGCACAGAGGCGTAAAGCTGTAAACCGGAACTTTCTGCCACTTGCTTCTCATCCTTAACTTTGGATAATGCCCGTTTCCCGAACACTAAGCGAAGCGTTAAGAAAACCATGAAGAATGACGTCATTTCACCGGAATTTAATGAAGAAGGCCGTGTACTGCGCCGCATCCGCAGCTTTGTCCGTCGCCAGGGGCGTCTGACAAAAGGCCAGCAGCACGCGCTGGATAACTACTGGCCGGTGATGGGCGTTGAGTTCCAGGCCGAGCCTGCCGACTTTAGCGAGATTTTTGGCCGCGAAGCGCCGGTCACGCTGGAAATCGGTTTTGGTATGGGCACTTCGCTGGTGGCCATGGCGCAAACCAATCCGCAGCACAACTACCTCGGTATTGAAGTGCATTCACCGGGCGTGGGCGCCTGCCTGAGCACCGCGCATGAAGCCGGCGTGGAGAACCTCCGCGTGATGTGCCACGACGCGGTGGAAGTGTTGGAAAACATGATTCCTGACAATTCTTTGAACATGGTTCAGCTGTTTTTCCCTGATCCATGGCATAAAGCGCGTCATAATAAACGCCGTATCGTTCAGGTACCGTTTGCTGACCTTGTGAAGCGTAAGCTGAAGCTGGGCGGCGTGTTCCATATGGCAACCGACTGGGAACCTTATGCTGAACATATGCTCGAAGTGATGTCCTCTATCGAAGGGTATAAAAACCAGTCGGAGAGTCACGACTACGTACCGCGTCCGGACTCACGTCCAGTGACCAAATTTGAACAACGTGGCCATCGTCTTGGCCACGGCGTATGGGACTTAATGTTCGAGAGGGTGAAATAATGGCAAAGAATCGTAGCCGTCGTCTGCGTAAGAAAATGCACATCGAAGAGTTCCAGGAACTGGGGTTCTCGATTGCCTGGCGCTTCCCGGAGGGCACTTCCGAAGAGCAAATCGATAAAACCGTGGACGAGCTGATCGCTGAAGTGATTGCGCCGAACAAGCTGGCGTTTGACGGCAGTGGTTACCTGGTCTGGGAAGGCCTGGTGTGCATGGAAGAGATTGGCAAATGCACCGAAGAGCATCAGGCGCTGGTGCGTAAATGGTTAGAAGACCGCAAGCTCGAAGATGTTCGCATTAGCGATCTGTTCGACGTCTGGTGGGACTAAGTGTTAGCAAAAAACAGGCTGGTTAATTAACCAGCCTTTTTTTCAGGAGCTGATTTTTCAGGAGAGAATATGATCCGTAAGGTTCTTTTAGGCGCACTGCTGGTCACCGCCGCTTCGGCGCACGCTGACTATCAGTGCAGCGTAAATCCACGCGATGACGTGGTCATTAGCCCGCAGTCCGTTCAGGTCGTGGGTGAGAACGGCAACCTGGTGATTGCGCCTGACGGCAGCGTCAAATACAACGGCGTTCAGAAGACGCTGAGCGCGGCACAGCGCCAGCAGGCGTTGAACTACCAAAAAGCTCTGCGCACGGATTTACCGTGGATTGATAACGGTGCCCGTTCTCGCGTAGAGAAAAGCCGCATAGCGCTGGACGGCATTATTGCGAAGCAGGTCGGGGAGAGCAGCAGCATGCGCAGCCGCCTGACCAAGCTGGATGCCCAGCTAAAAGAGCAGATGAACCGTATTATCGAGCGCCGCCAGGACGGGCTGACGTTCCACTATAAAGCCGTCGATCAGGTGAGGGCCGATGGCCAGCAGCTGGTGAACCAGGCGATGGGCGGCATTCTGCAGGATAGCATTAATGAAATGGGCGCGCAGGCGGTGCTGAAAGGCGGCGGCAACCCGCTGCAGAATGTGCTGGGTAACCTCGGCGGCCTGCAAACGGCGGTTCAGAACGAGTGGAATAATCAGGAAGCGGATTTTCAGAAGTTCGGTAAAGATGTGTGTGACCGCGTGATCACCCTTGAGCAGAGCCGCAAGGCGCTGGTGAGCGGGCTTAAGTAATCCAGAGGCCGGCTTTTTCCCGGCCGCTTCCTCCCATTTATTATTATTTTCTGTTCATTGGTTTCTGTATCTAATAATCGTGATTATTGGAGAGCGTTTATCTGGTTAATGGGCTGTAGTCACATTATTCATCTTTGATGCTGGGATAATGCGGCAAATTCACATAACTGGAGAAATAAAATGAAGTTTTTTGGAAAAATGGCGCTTCTCACAGTAGTTATGGGGTTCAGCAGTGCAGCCCTTGCTTTGCCTCATGTCACTATTTTGGCAACCGGCGGCACTATTGCCGGAGGCGGTGATTCGGCAACGAAATCTAATTACACCGCCGGTAAAGTCGGCGTAGAGAATTTGGTTAACGCGGTACCGCAGCTAAAAGATCTGGCGGTGGTGAAGGGCGAGCAGGTCGTTAATATCGGTTCGCAGGATATGAACGATCGGGTCTGGCTGACGCTGGCGAAGAAAATTAACGCCGACTGCGATAAAACCGATGGGTTTGTTATTACCCACGGCACGGACACGATGGAGGAAACCGCCTATTTCCTCGATCTCACGGTGAAATGTAATAAGCCGGTGGTTCTGGTAGGCGCGATGCGTCCGTCGACCTCGATGAGCGCCGATGGCCCATTTAACCTCTATAACGCGGTGGTCGCGGCCGTTGACCCGCAGTCTGCCAACCGTGGGGTGATGGTGGTAATGAATGATACCGTGCTGGATGGGCGTGACGTCACCAAAACCAGTACTACGGATGTTGCGACGTTCAAGTCCGTCAACTTTGGCCCGTTGGGCTATATCCATAATGGCAAAATTGACTATCAACGCACCCCGGTGCGTAAGCACACAACGTCCACGCCGTTTGACGTATCGACGCTGAGCGAGCTGCCGAAGGTGGGTATTATCTATAACTATGCTAATGCCTCTGACCTGCCGGTGAAAGCGCTGGTGGACGATGGCTATGAAGGGATCGTTAGCGCCGGTGTGGGCAACGGTAACCTGTATAAGACCGTGTTCGATACTCTTGCGACCGCCGCGCACGAGGGGACCGTTGTGGTTCGCTCATCGCGAGTGCCGACAGGTTACACTACCCGTGATGCGGAAGTGGATGATGGGAAGTATGGTTTTGTCGCCTCTGGTTCGCTGAACCCGCAAAAAGCCCGCGTGCTGTTGCAGCTGGCGCTGACTAAAACCAACGATCCGAAGCAAATTCAGGAAATGTTTAACCAGTACTGATCCGTACGCCCGCCCTGGCCGTCCGGCCAGGGCATCACAGGAAGAGGTTACTCGGCAAGGAACAGTTCAAGCAGGGAGTTTAAAAACAGCTTCCCGTGCTCGGTTATCTGCCAGTACTCATCCGTTTCAGTCATATAGTTTTTCGCCATCGCCTCATCCAGCTGCGGGCGAATCGTTGCTTCATCTAAACCGGTATAGAGCTTGAACTCGCTGCGTGGCGCGGCTTCCAGCAGGCGGAAGCGGTTCATAAAGAACTCGAACGGCTTATCAGCCTGTTCCACGTCATGCTGGCGGTCGAGATATTTTCCTTCCATATAGCCGCGCGGGTGACGCGTTTTCGCCGTGCGAGTAATACGCCCATCCGGGAAGGTGACTTTACCGTGCGCGCCGCAGCCAATGCCAAGATAGTCGCCAAAGCGCCAGTAGTTCAGGTTGTGCTGACACTGGTAGCCCGGCTTCGCATAGGCG from Cedecea neteri encodes:
- the trmB gene encoding tRNA (guanosine(46)-N7)-methyltransferase TrmB produces the protein MKNDVISPEFNEEGRVLRRIRSFVRRQGRLTKGQQHALDNYWPVMGVEFQAEPADFSEIFGREAPVTLEIGFGMGTSLVAMAQTNPQHNYLGIEVHSPGVGACLSTAHEAGVENLRVMCHDAVEVLENMIPDNSLNMVQLFFPDPWHKARHNKRRIVQVPFADLVKRKLKLGGVFHMATDWEPYAEHMLEVMSSIEGYKNQSESHDYVPRPDSRPVTKFEQRGHRLGHGVWDLMFERVK
- a CDS encoding DUF2884 domain-containing protein → MIRKVLLGALLVTAASAHADYQCSVNPRDDVVISPQSVQVVGENGNLVIAPDGSVKYNGVQKTLSAAQRQQALNYQKALRTDLPWIDNGARSRVEKSRIALDGIIAKQVGESSSMRSRLTKLDAQLKEQMNRIIERRQDGLTFHYKAVDQVRADGQQLVNQAMGGILQDSINEMGAQAVLKGGGNPLQNVLGNLGGLQTAVQNEWNNQEADFQKFGKDVCDRVITLEQSRKALVSGLK
- the ansB gene encoding L-asparaginase 2, whose amino-acid sequence is MKFFGKMALLTVVMGFSSAALALPHVTILATGGTIAGGGDSATKSNYTAGKVGVENLVNAVPQLKDLAVVKGEQVVNIGSQDMNDRVWLTLAKKINADCDKTDGFVITHGTDTMEETAYFLDLTVKCNKPVVLVGAMRPSTSMSADGPFNLYNAVVAAVDPQSANRGVMVVMNDTVLDGRDVTKTSTTDVATFKSVNFGPLGYIHNGKIDYQRTPVRKHTTSTPFDVSTLSELPKVGIIYNYANASDLPVKALVDDGYEGIVSAGVGNGNLYKTVFDTLATAAHEGTVVVRSSRVPTGYTTRDAEVDDGKYGFVASGSLNPQKARVLLQLALTKTNDPKQIQEMFNQY
- a CDS encoding YggL family protein, with translation MAKNRSRRLRKKMHIEEFQELGFSIAWRFPEGTSEEQIDKTVDELIAEVIAPNKLAFDGSGYLVWEGLVCMEEIGKCTEEHQALVRKWLEDRKLEDVRISDLFDVWWD